The Myxococcales bacterium nucleotide sequence CTCGGCGAGCTGCTTTACCGGCGCGGCGATTATCCGCGCGCCGAGGCGCTGCTGCGCGAGGCGATCGTCCGGCTGGACGACGAACCCGAGCCGCGCTACTGGCTGGCCCGCACCCTGGAAAAGCGACAGCGGTTTCAGGAAGCGGCGGATCTGCTGGCGCCGCTCATCCGCCGGGATCCGCGTTTGAAGTTCGGCGATGCTTACCTGGCTTATGCCCGGTGCCTGGCCGGGGCGAATCGCGCCCCGGAGGCGTTGGCGGCCTTTCGGGAAGTGTTGAAACAGTCGTCGCTCACCGAGGCGCGCGTGCGCTACGGCCTGTTGCTGGCCGAGACCGGCGATCGCGCGGGCGCGCGCGAGCAACTGGAGACCGCGGTTCGCGAGGCGCGCGGCCTGCCGCGGTTCAACCTGCGCGTGGCGCGGCCGTACGTTCGCCAGGCCCGGCTCTGGCTGGCCGCCAACCGCTAGGCGCGCGCACCGGCCAATTTAGGATTGGTTTGACGATGCGAATCGCCTACGTCGTTCACCAGGATCCGCGCGGCCGTTTCGGCGGCGCGGAGATCTACGCCCGGCACCTGGCCGTCGCGGCCGCCCGGCAGGGACACGAAACACTTGTGCTGACCAGCGCCGCGCCGGGTTCGGGCACGCGCGACGAATCGTCCGACGGCGTCGGCTATCACTTGATGGACACGGCGCCGCCGCGACCACGCTGTTTTTCTTTTCGCGCTTCCTTCGACGATCCGCGGGCGTTCGCCCTGGCCACCCAGCGGCTCCAAGACTTTCGCCCCGAGCATCTGCACGTGCATCATTTTCTGCTGGGAAGCGCGCGGCTGGCGATCTGGGCGGCAACCCGGCGCATTCCGGCCACCGCGACGGTCCATGACTACTGGGCGTTTTGCCATCGCATCACCTGGCAGCTGCCCGGCGGCGCGGATTGCCCGGGGCCGCTCGGCGGCTGGCGTTGCCGCGGCTGCGGGCATCCCGCTTACAACCGCTGGCCCGGCTTGCTGTTGCAGCCCGCGCACATCCTGGGATTTCTTTATCGCAATTCGCTGTTGCGCCAGGCTTATACGGCGATGAGCGGGGTTTTCTGTCCCAGCCGCGCGGTGCTGGAGGCGCATCGCGTCAACGGGTTCGCCCACGCCAAGCTGATTCACCGGCCTTACGGCCTGCCGGCCGCCGAAAAACTGCCGCCGTTCAAACCCGGTACCCCCTTGAGGGTCGGTTACCTCGGCCGCCTGGCCCCCGAAAAGGGAATCGAACTATTGCTCGACGCCGCCCGGCAACGCGCCAGCATTCACCTGTCGATTTTCGGCGCCGGCGATCCGGATTACACCGCCGCCTTGCGCGACCGGGCCGACCTGGCGCGAGTCGATTTCGCGGGGTCATTCGCCCACGAAACCCTGCGCGACGTCTGGCGCCGGATCGATGTGCTGGCCGTACCGAGCGTCTGGCGCGAAAACCAGCCGCTCGTCGCCCTGGAGGCGGCGCAGGCCGGGATCCCGGTGCTGGCGGCCGACCGCGGCGGCCTGGCGGAACTGCCCGAACTGTGCGGCGCGGTTCTCGTGCGCCCCAACTCCGCCGCCGCCTGGGCCGAAGCGCTCGCCGGCCTGGCCGAACGGCCCGCCGAATGGCACCGGCTACGCGACGGCCTGCGCTTCGAGCGGCGAATCGAGGACGACGTGACCGCCCACTTGAACGCGGGAGCGACGCCATGACCGCGTACACCGTGGCCATCCCGGCGCGCGACGCCGCCGCGACGATCGCCGCGGTCGTGCGCGCCGCCGCCGCCCAACAACCCGCCCCCGCGCGAGTGCTCGTCGGCGACGACGGCAGCCGGGACGACACCGCCGAACTGGCGCGGGCCGCCGGCGCGTCCATCATCGCCGCCGGCGGCGGTGGACTGGCCGCCAACCGCAACCGCCTCTGGCGCGCCAGCCAGACCGAAATCGTGATGTTTTTCGACGCCGACGCCGTGCCGCGGCCCGGCTGCGCGGCGGCCCTGCTGGACGGATTCGCGGACGACCGGGTCGGGGCGACCGGCGGACGCTGCGTCGAAGCCGCCGCCGCGACCTTCGCCGACCGCTGGCGGGCGACCCATACGCCGCAATCGCACGGCGACAAGCCGCTCGCCGACGACTGGATGGTGATGGGCCTCTGCGGCGCTTTCCGCCGCGCCGCGCTGGAAGCTGTGGGCGGTTTCGACGAACGATTCGCGACCTGCGGCGAGGACGTGGAAATCTCGTGGCGCCTGCGCCGGGCCGGCTGGCGGCTGTCCTACCGTCCGGACGCGATCGTGGACCACGCGCGGAGCGACGGCCTCGGCGGGTTGTTGCGTCAGGCCTGGCGGCACTCCCGGGAAACGGGCCGCGCCCTGACGGCGCACGGTCAGCCCCTGCAGCCGCTGTTCGCGCTCACCTGGCGGGCGCTGTCGCCGGCGTTGCGGCGGGAAATCCTTCACCTCGACGCGCCGGCCGCCGGCGTGACCGCCGCCAATCTCCTCGTACGGTTGGCGGGCCTGACCGCCGGCGCCGGGCGACAACAATCCGATTGATTGCCGGGCGCTTTCTGCGCTATGAATAATCAACCGCAGGCGCAGGAGGGTAAATTGGTCGGTAAAACAATCGGGATCATCGGCGCGGGCAATATGGGCGAAGTGATGATGCGCGGTCTGCTGACCGCGGACACCGTGGATCGCCCTCACTTGTTGGCTTCGGAAATTCAGGACGACCGGCGCACGTTCATCCAGGAGACGTACGGCATCGAGATGGCCGAAAACAACGCCGAGCTGTCGCGGCGCAGCGATATCGTCGTGCTCGCCATCAAGCCGCAAAACATCGACAAGGTGCTGCTGGAAATCTGCGAGGCGCTCGAAGAGCGGACGCTGCTGATCTCGATCGTCGCGGGCATCACCACCGACTACATCGCCTCGTTTTTCCCCGATCGGGAAATGCACATCATCCGGGTCATGCCCAACGCGCCGTCCCTGGTGCTGGCCGGCGCCAGCGCGCTTTGCCCGGGCCGGCACGCCACCGAGGAAGACCTCGACCTGGCGCAGAAAATTTTCAACACGACCGGCAAATCCGTCATCGTGCAGCCCGAGGAACTGATGGACGTGGTGACCGGCCTTTCGGGATCGGGACCGGCCTTCGTCTTCATGATGATCGAAGCGCTGTCCGACGCGGGCGTGCAACTGGGCTTGTCGCGCAAGATCAGCAACCTACTGGCGGCGCAGACGGTTTACGGCGCCGGTAAAATGTTTCTGGAAACCGGGCGGCATGCCGGCTACCTGCGCGATCTGGTGGCGACGCCGGGCGGCACGACCTTCGCCGGCCTGAAGGTGCTCGAACGCGGAATTTTCCGCAGCACCGTCATGGACGCGGTGGAAGAGGCGGCGAAAAAGAGCGCCGAACTGGGCCGGAAAAAGCTCACCTGACCCCGCCGGCGCCGGGAAACGTCGAAAGGGAATCGCCATGATGGACATTCTGCTGGGGCGGCGCAGCATCCGCAAATATACCCGCCAACCAGTGCCCGACGCCTGGATCCTGGCGCTCCTGCGCGCGGCCATGGCCGCGCCGTCCGCCGGCAATCAACAGCCCTGGGAGTTCGTGGTCATTCGCGATTCGTCGGTGACTAAGCACATCCCTTCCTTCCACCCGCACGCCCAGATGGCCCCGGAAGCGCCGGTGGTGATCGCGGTCTGCGGCAACCTGCACAACGAAAAACACGCCGGCATGTGGGTGCAGGACTGTGCGGCGGCGACCGAGAACCTGCTGCTGGCGGCGCACGCCAAAGGTTTGGGCGCGGTCTGGCTGGGCATCTATCCGCGCGAGTCGCGCCTGGCCGGAATGAAAAAACTGCTGCAACTGCCGGACCACATCGTGCCGTTCGCCGTCATCCCGGTGGGTTTCCCGGGCGAACAGAAACCGCCCGCCGAACGCTTCGACGAAACCAAGATCCACTACAACCGCTGGTAATCGCCGGCCACCGAAAATTCAGCGTCCGCCCGCCGCGGAAAAATCGCGGTAATAGGTCACTTCTTCCGGATGCAGGTCCGCCGACAGGTACGGCGCCATGGCCGGCTGGCCCTTGACGAACAGGCCGAACCACGCGGTCACGTAGGTGTTGACGAGCGACATCGCCAGGTCGTGCTCGATGAAGGTGAATTCCTCGCCGGTATCGAATCGCCTGCTGGTGCCGCAACCGTCGCCCGCGCCGAACAGCGTCGGCACGATCAGGCAGGCGTCGGTGAACGAGTAGTGGCCGCCGTTGACGAAGCCCAGCATGATTTTCGGGCTCGGCCGCTGCGTGTAATTGAACCGGATCAGGAATTCCCAATCGTGCATCGTGTGATCCTCCATCCCGAACATCGTCAGGATGGGCGTTTGAAAATCGTCGGGCAGCAGCGGAATCTGCGGGCCGGCGTAGGCCACGGCGGCGCGGAAGCGCCGGTCCCATTTGACGACCTCCTGCGCGGTGTTCGCGCCGAACGAGTGGCCGAAGACGCCGATCTTGTCCATCGCCAGCCGGCCGGTGAAAAACGAGTCGGGATCGTCGCGGTTCAGCGCGGTGAAGCGATCGACCAGGAAATGGATGTCCTTCTGCCGGTCGAGATACGAAAGCGGCATCCATAGCGGGTTGAAGATGATCAGGTCGTCGGGATAGGTGACGAAAACCGCGTTTTCCACGTGATCCGGCGCGACCACCACGTAACCGTGGCTGGCCAGGTATTCGCACTGCGTGAAATTCTGGAAACGGATCGCCGCGTTGCCGTGCGAGAAAAACAGCACCGGATACGGCGCCCGGTCGGCCCGCAGCGGCGCGTTGCGGGCCGATCCCGTTTCACGCTGCAGGTTGGCCAGTTCATCCGGCGGCACGCCGAGCAGTTCGAAAACGCTGAGGATCAGCTCGTCCCAGCCGTTGAGAAAATTGGCGAGGCTGTCGCGCGGCAGGTTTTCCGCCCAATCCTCGGTCGGGTACCAGACCTCCACCAGCACCGGCCGCCAGGAGCGCAGGTACGGATCCCACCGGTTTTCGTCGATCAACAGCAGCGTACGATTGCCGACCGGGTAAGGTCCCGGCGCGTCGGGGTCGAACGGCTCGGGCGGCGGCGCGACGTAGGTGTCGTCGTCGATCGGGTCGCCCTCGCCGCGGTCGGGGAAATCGTCGTCGAACGGTTCGTCGCCGCCGGCGGCGGCCGGCGTCGTTTCATCGCCGGAAGAATTTTTTTCGCCGGAACAACCCAGGAGGCAAATCAACAGCAGCAAACCGGCAAGCCACCACAGCCGCCACGCCAGACGGTACGGTTTCATGGCCCGGCCCTCCCAAGCCCCTTAGAATCAATTTTCGAAGAAAATGCAAGAGGGGCTCAACCGGGCGGACCCGGCGACCGGCGATGCGACGGA carries:
- a CDS encoding tetratricopeptide repeat protein, with amino-acid sequence MMGTLYSLPGWLGIVLMIVALVHYFRTRPETYWFYIILFLGPLGSLAYLVIHLVLPLVGTSGGAIEGKFALTLEQRRRIRELEIKIDEMGLPADRVELGELLYRRGDYPRAEALLREAIVRLDDEPEPRYWLARTLEKRQRFQEAADLLAPLIRRDPRLKFGDAYLAYARCLAGANRAPEALAAFREVLKQSSLTEARVRYGLLLAETGDRAGAREQLETAVREARGLPRFNLRVARPYVRQARLWLAANR
- a CDS encoding glycosyltransferase family 4 protein; translated protein: MRIAYVVHQDPRGRFGGAEIYARHLAVAAARQGHETLVLTSAAPGSGTRDESSDGVGYHLMDTAPPRPRCFSFRASFDDPRAFALATQRLQDFRPEHLHVHHFLLGSARLAIWAATRRIPATATVHDYWAFCHRITWQLPGGADCPGPLGGWRCRGCGHPAYNRWPGLLLQPAHILGFLYRNSLLRQAYTAMSGVFCPSRAVLEAHRVNGFAHAKLIHRPYGLPAAEKLPPFKPGTPLRVGYLGRLAPEKGIELLLDAARQRASIHLSIFGAGDPDYTAALRDRADLARVDFAGSFAHETLRDVWRRIDVLAVPSVWRENQPLVALEAAQAGIPVLAADRGGLAELPELCGAVLVRPNSAAAWAEALAGLAERPAEWHRLRDGLRFERRIEDDVTAHLNAGATP
- a CDS encoding glycosyltransferase gives rise to the protein MTAYTVAIPARDAAATIAAVVRAAAAQQPAPARVLVGDDGSRDDTAELARAAGASIIAAGGGGLAANRNRLWRASQTEIVMFFDADAVPRPGCAAALLDGFADDRVGATGGRCVEAAAATFADRWRATHTPQSHGDKPLADDWMVMGLCGAFRRAALEAVGGFDERFATCGEDVEISWRLRRAGWRLSYRPDAIVDHARSDGLGGLLRQAWRHSRETGRALTAHGQPLQPLFALTWRALSPALRREILHLDAPAAGVTAANLLVRLAGLTAGAGRQQSD
- the proC gene encoding pyrroline-5-carboxylate reductase; protein product: MNNQPQAQEGKLVGKTIGIIGAGNMGEVMMRGLLTADTVDRPHLLASEIQDDRRTFIQETYGIEMAENNAELSRRSDIVVLAIKPQNIDKVLLEICEALEERTLLISIVAGITTDYIASFFPDREMHIIRVMPNAPSLVLAGASALCPGRHATEEDLDLAQKIFNTTGKSVIVQPEELMDVVTGLSGSGPAFVFMMIEALSDAGVQLGLSRKISNLLAAQTVYGAGKMFLETGRHAGYLRDLVATPGGTTFAGLKVLERGIFRSTVMDAVEEAAKKSAELGRKKLT
- a CDS encoding nitroreductase family protein, whose product is MDILLGRRSIRKYTRQPVPDAWILALLRAAMAAPSAGNQQPWEFVVIRDSSVTKHIPSFHPHAQMAPEAPVVIAVCGNLHNEKHAGMWVQDCAAATENLLLAAHAKGLGAVWLGIYPRESRLAGMKKLLQLPDHIVPFAVIPVGFPGEQKPPAERFDETKIHYNRW